A single Anopheles funestus chromosome 2RL, idAnoFuneDA-416_04, whole genome shotgun sequence DNA region contains:
- the LOC125761245 gene encoding NPC intracellular cholesterol transporter 2 homolog a-like, whose translation MYKFLLIAALLPAVVFGQTPFRPCANGAPTPASVNVEGCTALPCTVVSGGGLVARGIGIVSPVATPTLEAHLTARLLGLDVGFEIPEDLRDACAVGISGASCPIAAGESFDYELNYSMELPLVGITVQVEVGLTAADGTDVTCIEIDAAIVG comes from the exons ATGTACAAGTTCCTGCTCATTGCTGCCCTTCTGCCGGCCGTCGTCTTCGGACAGACTCCGTTCCGACCAT GCGCCAACGGTGCCCCGACTCCGGCATCGGTCAACGTTGAGGGATGCACGGCGCTTCCTTGCACGGTCGTGTCCGGCGGTGGATTGGTTGCCCGTGGCATTGGCATCGTATCCCCGGTCGCTACCCCCACCCTTGAGGCCCATCTGACCGCTCGTCTGCTTGGACTGGATGTTGGATTTGAGATTCCAGAGGATCTGCGTGATGCATGCGCCGTTGGCATTTCGGGTGCTTCCTGTCCGATTGCGGCTGGAGAATCGTTCGACTATGAGCTGAACTATTCCATGGAATTGCCACTGGTCGGTATTACTGTGCAGGTTGAGGTCGGTCTGACCGCTGCCGACGGCACTGATGTGACTTGCATTGAAATTGATGCTGCCATCGTGGGTTAA
- the LOC125761246 gene encoding uncharacterized protein LOC125761246, with protein sequence MFKFLLIVTILPAIVFGKTPFRSCRGGGPIPSSVNIEGCTALPCRVVSGIPLIAHGTGIRTTVDTPTAKAHITVRWLGLDVGFRIPDDLADACAVGITGSSCPLNAGQEFDYTLNYSMTLPLTGITAQVEVGLTAADGSLITCIEIDAHIVG encoded by the exons ATGTTCAAGTTTCTACTGATTGTCACCATTCTGCCGGCTATCGTCTTCGGCAAAACTCCGTTCCGTTCGT GTCGCGGAGGAGGTCCCATTCCAAGTTCCGTTAATATTGAAGGTTGTACAGCGCTTCCTTGCAGGGTCGTTTCCGGTATTCCTTTGATTGCACACGGGACCGGTATCCGTACCACGGTAGACACCCCGACAGCGAAGGCTCACATCACTGTGCGTTGGTTGGGATTGGACGTCGGATTCAGAATCCCGGACGATCTGGCCGATGCCTGTGCCGTTGGCATAACTGGTAGCTCGTGCCCACTTAACGCTGGGCAGGAATTTGATTACACACTTAACTATTCTATGACGCTGCCACTGACCGGAATTACTGCGCAGGTTGAGGTCGGTCtaactgctgctgatggtagCTTAATTACGTGTATCGAAATTGATGCCCATATAGTGGGTTAA
- the LOC125761238 gene encoding phosphatidylinositol transfer protein alpha isoform isoform X1, producing the protein MLIKEFRVTLPLTVEEYQVAQLYCVAEVSKNETGGGEGIEVLKNEPFDNYPLLGGKYNSGQYTYKIYHLASKVPAFIRLLAPKGSLEVHEEAWNAYPYCRTVITNPGYMKDNFIICIESLHVADAGDQPNAHELTPEKLKQRDVVHIDIANDPVSQTDYKETEDPTKFKSKKTGRGPLVGPEWRKSVTPVMTCYKLVTCEFKWFGLQSRIENFIQKSERRLFTIFHRQVFCWMDSWHGLTMQDIRELEDKTKEELDKQRHVGEVRGMRAESD; encoded by the exons ATGTTGATCAAAGAATT TCGAGTTACGCTACCACTGACGGTGGAGGAG TACCAAGTAGCACAGCTGTACTGCGTGGCGGAAGTGTCTAAAAATGAAACCGGTGGTGGGGAAGGTATTGAGGtgctgaaaaatgagccttTCGACAACTATCCACTGCTTG GTGGAAAGTACAATTCCGGTCAGTATACGTACAAAATCTATCATTTGGCCTCCAAGGTCCCGGCCTTTATCCGGCTGCTTGCACCGAAGGGATCGCTAGAAGTGCACGAGGAAGCCTGGAATGCATATCCGTACTGCCGGACAGTCATAACC AATCCTGGCTACATGAAGGATAATTTTATCATCTGTATCGAATCATTACACGTCGCCGATGCCGGCGATCAGCCTAAT GCTCACGAGTTGACGCCAGAAAAGCTAAAGCAACGTGACGTAGTCCACATCGACATCGCAAACGATCCCGTCTCGCAGACGGATTACAAAGAGACGGAGGATCCCACGAA GTTCAAGTCGAAGAAAACTGGACGTGGCCCGCTTGTCGGACCGGAATGGAGAAAGAGCGTGACGCCAGTAATGACCTGCTACAAGCTGGTCACCTGCGAGTTCAAATGGTTCGGACTGCAATCCAGAATAGAGAACTTCATCCAAAAGTCCGAGCGGAGACTGTTCACCATATTCCACCG GCAAGTGTTCTGCTGGATGGACAGCTGGCATGGGCTAACCATGCAGGATATCCGCGAGCTGGAGGATAAAACCAAAGAGGAGCTGGACAAGCAGCGCCACGTCGGCGAGGTGCGTGGTATGCGTGCCGAAAGTGACTAG
- the LOC125761238 gene encoding phosphatidylinositol transfer protein alpha isoform isoform X2, which translates to MLIKEFRVTLPLTVEEYQVAQLYCVAEVSKNETGGGEGIEVLKNEPFDNYPLLGGKYNSGQYTYKIYHLASKVPAFIRLLAPKGSLEVHEEAWNAYPYCRTVITNPNWMKEKMTITIETYSIDGDDDLENAHELTPEKLKQRDVVHIDIANDPVSQTDYKETEDPTKFKSKKTGRGPLVGPEWRKSVTPVMTCYKLVTCEFKWFGLQSRIENFIQKSERRLFTIFHRQVFCWMDSWHGLTMQDIRELEDKTKEELDKQRHVGEVRGMRAESD; encoded by the exons ATGTTGATCAAAGAATT TCGAGTTACGCTACCACTGACGGTGGAGGAG TACCAAGTAGCACAGCTGTACTGCGTGGCGGAAGTGTCTAAAAATGAAACCGGTGGTGGGGAAGGTATTGAGGtgctgaaaaatgagccttTCGACAACTATCCACTGCTTG GTGGAAAGTACAATTCCGGTCAGTATACGTACAAAATCTATCATTTGGCCTCCAAGGTCCCGGCCTTTATCCGGCTGCTTGCACCGAAGGGATCGCTAGAAGTGCACGAGGAAGCCTGGAATGCATATCCGTACTGCCGGACAGTCATAACC AATCCCAATTGGATGAAGGAGAAGATGACCATCACGATCGAGACGTACAGTATCGATGGTGACGACGATCTCGAGAAC GCTCACGAGTTGACGCCAGAAAAGCTAAAGCAACGTGACGTAGTCCACATCGACATCGCAAACGATCCCGTCTCGCAGACGGATTACAAAGAGACGGAGGATCCCACGAA GTTCAAGTCGAAGAAAACTGGACGTGGCCCGCTTGTCGGACCGGAATGGAGAAAGAGCGTGACGCCAGTAATGACCTGCTACAAGCTGGTCACCTGCGAGTTCAAATGGTTCGGACTGCAATCCAGAATAGAGAACTTCATCCAAAAGTCCGAGCGGAGACTGTTCACCATATTCCACCG GCAAGTGTTCTGCTGGATGGACAGCTGGCATGGGCTAACCATGCAGGATATCCGCGAGCTGGAGGATAAAACCAAAGAGGAGCTGGACAAGCAGCGCCACGTCGGCGAGGTGCGTGGTATGCGTGCCGAAAGTGACTAG
- the LOC125761224 gene encoding cryptochrome-1 yields the protein MTINNILWFRHGLRLHDNPSLLEALKSDCINHSSEAVKLFPIFIFDGESAGTRVVGYNRMKFLLESLADLDRQFRDLGGQLLVFRGDSVTVLRRLFEELDIKKLCFEQDCEPIWKERDDGVTELCQKMDVRCVENVSHTLWNPNEVIQTNGDIPPLTYQMFLHTVNIIGDPPRPVGAPNFEYIEFGRVPAILSSELKLCQQIPAPEDFGIFYEGNANIAFQKWIGGETRALEALGARLKQEEEAFREGYYLPTQAKPEILGPATSMSAALRFGCLSVRMFYWCVHDLFERVQSHSQFKYPGGHHITGQLIWREYFYTMSVQNPYYGEMERNPICLNIPWYSPEDDSLVRWKEGRTGFPMIDAAMRQLMAEGWLHHILRNITATFLTRGGLWLSWEAGLQHFLKYLLDADWSVCAGNWMWVSSSAFERLLDSSKCTCPIALARRLDPKGDYVKRYLPELANYPAQFVHEPWKASREQQIEYGCVIGEHYPTPMIDLAVVSKRNAHTMASLRDKLVDGGSTPPHCRPSDIDEIRQFFWLADDAVTEA from the exons ATGACTATCAATAATATATTATGGTTTCGCCATGGGCTTCGCTTGCACGATAATCCGAGCCTGCTGGAAGCGCTGAAGAGCGATTGTATCAATCATTCCAGTGAAGCGGTGAAACTGTTTCCGATCTTTATATTCGATGGCGAAAGTGCAG GCACCCGCGTCGTTGGGTACAACCGGATGAAGTTTCTGCTGGAATCATTGGCTGACCTTGACCGGCAGTTTCGTGATCTCGGCGGACAGCTGCTGGTATTTCGGGGCGATAGCGTAACCGTGCTTCGCCGACTGTTCGAGGAGCTGGACATCAAGAAGCTATGCTTCGAGCAGGACTGCGAACCGATCTGGAAGGAGCGCGATGATGGCGTGACGGAGCTGTGCCAAAAGATGGACGTCCGTTGCGTGGAGAACGTATCACATACGCTCTGGAACCCGAACGAGGTGATACAAACGAATGGGGACATTCCGCCGCTAACGTATCAAATGTTTTTG CATACCGTCAATATAATTGGAGATCCACCTCGTCCGGTTGGTGCACCGAATTTCGAATACATCGAGTTTGGCCGCGTTCCGGCCATACTTTCTTCGGAGCTGAAGCTTTGCCAGCAAATACCGGCACCGGAAGATTTTGGCATTTTCTACGAAGGCAATGCGAACATCGCCTTCCAGAAGTGGATTGGCGGTGAAACGCGTGCCCTCGAAGCGCTTGGCGCACGGCTGAAGCAGGAAGAGGAAGCGTTCCGCGAAGGTTACTATTTGCCAACGCAGGCCAAACCAGAAATTCTCGGCCCGGCAACATCCATGAGTGCCGCCCTCCGCTTTGGCTGTCTGTCCGTGCGCATGTTCTACTGGTGTGTGCACGATCTGTTCGAGAGGGTACAGTCGCACAGCCAGTTTAAGTATCCTGGCGGACATCATATCACCGGGCAGCTGATCTGGCGTGAATACTTCTATACGATGTCGGTACAAAATCCATACTATGGTGAGATGGAGCGCAATCCGATTTGCTTGAACATTCCGTGGTACTCGCCGGAGGATGATTCGCTTGTGCGATGGAAGGAGGGCCGGACGGGCTTTCCAATGATTGATGCGGCAATGCGGCAACTGATGGCTGAAGGTTGGCTGCATCATATATTGCGCAACATTACCGCGAC GTTTCTCACACGCGGAGGACTCTGGTTAAGCTGGGAGGCAGGATTGCAACATTTCCTCAAGTACCTGCTGGATGCTGATTGGTCCGTGTGTGCCGGCAACTGGATGTGGGTATCGTCATCCGCTTTCGAGCGATTACTCGATTCATCCAAGTGCACTTGCCCGATCGCACTCGCACGCCGGCTCGACCCGAAAGGTGACTACGTAAAACGCTATCTGCCAGAGCTGGCCAATTATCCAGCACAGTTTGT ACACGAACCATGGAAAGCTTCCCGGGAGCAGCAGATCGAGTATGGGTGTGTGATAGGCGAACACTATCCAACGCCTATGATCGATCTGGCTGTAGTGTCGAAGCGTAACGCGCACACGATGGCCTCATTAAGGGACAAGCTTGTGGACGGTGGTTCTACACCGCCCCATTGCCGTCCGTCGGACATTGACGAGATCAGACAGTTCTTCTGGTTGGCGGATGATGCCGTAACAGAAGCATAG